Proteins encoded together in one Impatiens glandulifera chromosome 1, dImpGla2.1, whole genome shotgun sequence window:
- the LOC124909629 gene encoding uncharacterized mitochondrial protein AtMg00810-like yields MYQPLGFKDPARPNHVCLLRKSLYGLKQAPRAWYQRFADFAASIGFNHSKLDTSLFIYRHDHDTVYILLYVDDIVLTTSSESLRKYVISQLSTEFAMKDLGPLSYFLGIVVTRHKNCLFLSQTKYAHDIIKKAGMTDCNPASTPVDSKGKMSTQSDISYGDPTSYRSLCGALQYLTFTRPDISYAVQQVCLFMHAPQVAHMNALKRIIRYIQGTADYGLQLYKSSITSLISYTDADWGGCPDTRRSTSGYCVFLGDNLISWSSKRQPTLSKSSTEAEYRGVANVVSESCWVRNLLLELRCSVTQATLVYCDNVSAIYLSSNPVQHQRTKHIEMDIHFVREKVQRGEVRVLHVPSRYQIADIFTKGLPKILFDDFRASLSVCKAPVSTAEV; encoded by the coding sequence ATGTATCAACCTTTGGGGTTTAAAGATCCGGCTCGTCCTAATCATGTATGTCTTTTGAGAAAGTCTCtctatggtttgaaacaggcacCCCGCGCTTGGTATCAACGTTTTGCTGATTTTGCTGCATCAATTGGCTTTAATCACAGCAAATTGGATActtctttattcatttatcgCCATGATCATGACACTGTTTATATTcttctttatgttgatgacattgtGCTCACTACTTCTTCAGAGTCCCTTCGGAAATATGTCATTTCTCAACTTAGCACTGAatttgcaatgaaagatttgggtcCTTTGAGTTATTTCTTAGGCATTGTTGTTACCCGACACAAGAATTGTTTGTTCTTGTCTCAAACGAAATATGCTCATGACATTATTAAGAAAGCAGGTATGACAGATTGTAATCCAGCTTCCACTCCTGTTGATTCTAAAGGAAAGATGAGCACTCAATCCGACATTTCTTATGGAGATCCTACCTCTTATCGTTCTTTATGTGGGGCGTTACAGTACTTGACATTCACTCGTCCGGACATTTCTTATGCTGTACAACAAGTTTGCTTGTTTATGCATGCTCCTCAAGTTGCTCACATGAATGCCTTAAAACGAATCATCCGTTATATTCAAGGCACTGCTGATTATGGTTTGCAGTTATACAAATCATCTATTACTTCCCTTATTTCTTATACGGATGCTGATTGGGGCGGGTGTCCTGATACTCGTCGATCTACATCAGGTTATTGTGTCTTTCTTGGAGATAATTTGATTTCTTGGTCTTCTAAAAGGCAACCTACTTTGTCAAAGTCTAGTACTGAAGCAGAGTATAGAGGGGTTGCAAATGTCGTCTCGGAATCATGTTGGGTCCGAAACTTATTATTAGAACTCAGATGTTCGGTTACACAGGCAACCTTAGTTTATTGTGATAATGTTAGTGCTATTTACCTCTCTAGTAATCCGGTACAACATCAGCGCACTAAACATATTGAAATGGACATTCACTTCGTTCGTGAGAAAGTCCAACGGGGTGAAGTTCGTGTCTTGCATGTGCCATCCCGATACCAGATTGCAGATATTTTTACTAAAGGTCTGCCTaagattttatttgatgattttcGGGCCAGTCTCAGCGTTTGCAAAGCTCCTGTTTCGACTGCGGAGGTGTGA
- the LOC124911470 gene encoding uncharacterized protein LOC124911470, whose translation MIMEFTFTSHCSVLKLPRTSRLTSNNSFIHHRTVAANSSRKDLARNHGSLQANLTNNFKSISKFNSYHRWNRGVIVCVKSNENEKSSSGENSDNLNISMIGGAEPFRGKSGSVSFHGLTHQMVEESKLVSSPFKDINATSLLWIMAPIAFISSLVLPQVFVGSVIDSFFKDEILAELVTSISTEVAFYMGLAIYLFTTHTIQKPYLQFSPKRWGLITGLKGYMSSVFFIMGVKVLAPLLVMYVTWPVLGLSALIACGPFLAGCLVQYLFEEFLTKQESSCWPLITIIFEVYRLYQLSKAAHFVETLMFMMKDTKVTPEVLERNGALISLVVTFQILGIFCLWSFLTFLMRLFPSRPVAENY comes from the exons ATGATAATGGAGTTCACATTCACATCTCATTGTTCTGTTCTAAAACTCCCAAGAACATCCAGATTAACTTCAAATAATTCCTTCATTCACCATAGAACT GTTGCGGCAAACTCGAGCAGAAAAGACCTAGCAAGAAATCATGGAAGCTTACAAG CTAATTTAACAAACAATTTCAAGAGCATTAGTAAGTTCAATTCATACCATAGATGGAACAGAGGAGTAATTGTGTGTGTTAAGTCAAATGAGAATGAGAAGAGTTCTTCTGGAGAAAACTctgataatttgaatattagtaTGATTGGTGGAGCAGAACCATTTCGTGGGAAATCAGGATCTGTTTCATTTCATGGATTGACTCATCAAATGGTAGAGGAATCAAAACTTGTTTCTTCACCTTTTAAGGATATTAATGCTACCTCCTTACTTTGGATTATGGCACCTATTGCGTTCATCTCATCGCTTGTACTTCCACAAGTTTTCGTCGGCTCTGTAATAGATTCATTCTTCAAGGATGAGATTCTGGCAG AACTTGTGACTTCAATCTCGACTGAGGTTGCATTTTATATGGGGCTTGCGATATATCTGTTCACAACCCACACAATACAGAAGCCTTATCTTCAATTCAGCCCCAAGAGATGGGGACTGATCACAGGTCTCAAAGGATACATGTCATCTGTTTTCTTTATAATGGGGGTCAAGGTTTTAGCTCCATTGTTAGTCATGTATGTAACCTGGCCAGTTCTCGGTTTATCTGCCTTGATTGCTTGTGGACCTTTTCTTGCTGGATGTTTGGTTCAATATTTATTCGAAGAATTTCTAACAAAACAAGAGTCTTCTTGCTGGCCTTTAATTACAATCATTTTTGAG GTCTATCGATTGTATCAGCTATCAAAGGCTGCTCATTTTGTGGAGAcattgatgtttatgatgaagGATACTAAGGTTACACCCGAGGTGCTGGAGAGGAATGGGGCTTTGATATCGTTGGTGGTTACTTTCCAAATCTTGGGCATTTTTTGCCTTTGGTCTTTCCTCACGTTTCTTATGAGGCTTTTCCCTTCAAGACCTGTTGCAGAAAATTACTAA
- the LOC124911486 gene encoding 60S acidic ribosomal protein P2B-like yields the protein MKIVAAYLLLVLGGKTSPTAEDIKAVLASVGVDADEEKIELLLGSVKGKDITELIAAGREKLSSVPSGGGGAVAVSAAASGGAAAAPAAEQKEEKVVEKEESDDDMGFSLFD from the exons ATGAAGATTGTTGCCGCATATTTGTTGTTGGTTTTGGGAGGAAAGACCAGTCCAACCGCTGAGGATATCAAGGCCGTTCTCGCATCAG TTGGAGTTGATGCTGATGAAGAGAAGATTGAATTGCTTTTGGGTTCTGTCAAGGGTAAGGACATAACCGAATTGATCGCTGCTGGTAGGGAGAAATTGTCTTCTGTTCCATCCGGTGGTGGTGGTGCTGTGGCGGTTTCCGCTGCCGCTTCTGGTGGCGCCGCCGCTGCTCCGGCTGCAGAGCAGAAAGAAGAGAAGGTTGTGGAGAAGGAAGAATCTGATGAt GATATGGGATTCAGTCTTTTTGACTAG